DNA from Methanosphaera sp. WGK6:
AAATGGAAGTTCATTTAGTGCTCATGATGATGCTGAACAAATAAGAGCTAATTTAACAAACAATACCTAAAAAACTTAAGAAAATGAAAATTGGAGATATAGATAATAAAGGTCAAATAAGTGCAGAATTAATTTTAATTTTATCTGTTATGAGTATGATTGTTTTAATTACTGCATATTATACTACAAGTTATTTAAATGAAATAACAAATCATACGAAAATTGTTATTAAAAATAGTAGAAATAGTATTTTATCAAAATTATGAAAAAAAGGAATTTTATAATAATTTTCCTTTTTGATCTATCTCTCCTTTCCTAATACGTGTAGATGAAATAGGTACCCCATCATCTGCAAAAACCCATTCAATAACTATAATATCAAGAGGTTTTAGTCCTGTTTCTCTACGTACAGTGTTAATATA
Protein-coding regions in this window:
- a CDS encoding class III signal peptide-containing protein, which translates into the protein MKIGDIDNKGQISAELILILSVMSMIVLITAYYTTSYLNEITNHTKIVIKNSRNSILSKL